The following are encoded together in the Solenopsis invicta isolate M01_SB chromosome 14, UNIL_Sinv_3.0, whole genome shotgun sequence genome:
- the LOC105201087 gene encoding kinesin-like protein KIF12 isoform X2: protein MVLVKNPSPTRGPSPQRENGKNGRSKGQRSGGRGSRGNSPGEQTGSRGNSPGKSGGSDTKGKGRNALLRSQGNEAGSIERLIDGDKRIIATKHLLPENNINVVVRIRPLSNKEIKSGEEMAVQFPGEGQIYCDAVTSSGDKKPKVFSYNVVFEPNATQEDILQYSGIKNLIEMAVEGFSCTVFCYGQTGSGKTHTLTGPPRLKMDPYSEDHGLVFRSFVYLFKVLQEHEKCNFVLKASFLEIYNEKVIDLLNPGTSRKTLAVRWSKKTRGFFVENLFTVECEELDDLLAVLEEGMRNRSIGTHNMNEYSSRSHSILTVTITSEQAMENGVFISKQGKINFVDLAGSEMTKKTQSEGKTLEEANNINKSLMVLGYCISSLSDGKRKGGHIPYRDSKLTKLLADSLAGNGVTLMIACVSPARSNASETLNTLRYAARAKKISTKPIIVMDPREALILSLKREVGALQTENEHLRMTLHLSNEAQNMIRSDSKNGRLIPVTPPPVDLDKLAEMESSELSQLITAYITENEALRRENAELYATRDQVIRDQELVCRENERLLRKLEDVNSVCCRSPIIPARPSYSAELLLNDNNEDAPGATNVWTNPNAAPSPVYTFTKLGSGLGLYNRSAGSMPEKVLKELDKRRIVGSYNNIAEAYKDKSNHRRHNSWDNNSNRSMISPEQRISPVDINHQGQRTTLRRTSTVPEESKPPSSRSRSRSSDLPAADGSTTSITTTATTTTTTTITTTTAAAATTATTTATEMHAEQSNGSPDSIMSGPLEEGGNSAPDSADSVAPTVPFPPITNSPSSFATSESEPREGRKSRASVKERRSNRGRTKDEQRAFGSPVSVDDDDARF from the exons ATGGTGCTGGTGAAAAATCCGTCCCCCACGCGCGGCCCGAGCCCCCAACGAGAAAATGGGAAGAACGGGAGGTCGAAAGGACAAAGGAGTGGAGGACGGGGCTCGCGAGGAAACAGTCCCGGCGAGCAAACTGGTTCTCGAGGAAATAGTCCGGGAAAGAGCGGCGGCTCCGACACCAAGGGAAAGGGGAGGAACGCGCTGTTGCGCTCGCAGGGTAACGA GGCCGGTAGCATCGAAAGATTAATAGACGGCGATAAACGGATAATTGCGACCAAGCATCTACTTccagaaaataatatcaatgtCGTCGTCAG gATTCGACCGCTCAGTAATAAGGAAATTAAATCTGGCGAGGAAATGGCCGTGCAATTTCCCGGCGAGGGACAGATATAC TGCGACGCGGTTACGAGCAGCGGCGACAAGAAGCCGAAGGTATTCTCGTACAACGTCGTTTTCGAGCCAAATGCCACACAGGAGGACATCCTGCAGTATTCCGGTATCAAGAACCTCATTGAAATGGCGGTGGAAGGCTTCAGTTGCACCGTGTTTTGTTACGGACAGACCGGAAGTGGCAAAACGCATACCCTGACTGGACCTCCGAGACTC AAAATGGATCCGTACTCGGAGGATCATGGTCTGGTCTTCCGTTCCTTCGTCTACCTGTTTAAAGTCCTTCAAGAACACGAGAAGTGCAACTTTGTGCTGAAGGCTTCCTTCCTGGAAATCTATAATGAGAAG GTGATAGATCTCTTAAATCCCGGCACTTCGAGAAAAACCCTGGCAGTTCGGTGGAGTAAAAAGACGCGCGGGTTCTTCGTCGAGAATCTCTTCACGGTAGAATGTGAGGAACTGGACGATCTCCTGGCGGTTCTCGAGGAAG GAATGAGAAATAGATCGATCGGTACGCACAATATGAACGAATATTCCAGCAGAAGCCACTCGATTCTGACTGTAACTATAACTTCTGAGCAAGCA ATGGAAAACGGTGTGTTCATCTCGAAACAAGGCAAAATTAATTTCGTGGATCTTGCCGGAAGCGAAATGACGAAGAAGACTCAGAGCGAGGGCAAGACCTTGGAAGAGGCGAACAATATTAACAAGAGCCTTATGGTATTAG GATACTGCATCTCTTCCTTGAGCGATGGAAAACGGAAAGGTGGCCATATCCCTTACCGGGACAGTAAGCTGACGAAGCTTTTGGCCGACAGTCTCGCCGGAAACGGCGTCACGTTAATG ATCGCCTGCGTTTCGCCTGCTCGCTCGAATGCCAGCGAAACATTAAACACCTTGAGGTATGCCGCGAGAGCCAAGAAGATCTCCACGAAGCCTATTATAGTGATG GATCCACGCGAAGCTCTGATTCTCAGTTTGAAGCGCGAAGTGGGAGCACTTCAGACCGAAAACGAGCATTTAAGGATGACTCTTCATCTCAGTAACGAAGCTCAAAATATGATCCGCAGCGACTCGAAAA ACGGAAGACTGATACCCGTGACACCGCCGCCGGTGGATCTCGACAAATTGGCCGAGATGGAGAGCTCGGAATTGAGCCAACTGATCACCGCGTACATTACCGAGAACGAGGCGCTGCGGCGCGAGAACGCGGAGCTCTACGCCACGCGGGATCAGGTGATACGGGACCAGGAGCTCGTTTGCCGGGAAAACGAGAGGCTGCTCAGAAAACTCGAGGACGTAAACTC AGTGTGCTGTCGATCGCCCATAATACCAGCTAGACCCTCGTATTCGGCGGAATTATTATTGAACGATAATAATGAAGACGCACCCGGTGCGACCAACGTCTGGACGAATCCAAACGCTGCTCCCAGTCCGGTGTATACCTTCACAAAG ctCGGTAGTGGACTTGGACTCTATAATAGATCAGCTGGCAGTATGCCAGAGAAGGTGCTGAAGGAGCTCGACAAGCGCAGGATCGTCGGCAGTTACAATAACATTGCCGAGGCCTATAAAGACAAAAGCAATCACCGTCGACATAATTCATGGGACAACAACAGCAATCGGTCTATGATAAGCCCGGAACAGAGAATCTCACCGGTGGATATAAATCA TCAAGGTCAAAGGACGACCTTGCGGCGCACCTCGACGGTGCCTGAAGAGAGCAAACCTCCGTCGTCGAGATCGAGGTCGAGGTCGAGCGACCTGCCCGCTGCGGACGGCTCCACCACTAGCatcaccaccaccgccaccacaaCCAcaaccaccaccatcaccaccaccaccgctgccgccgccactACCGCCACGACCACCGCTACCGAGATGCACGCCGAACAATCTAACGGGTCGCCCGATTCGATCATGAGTGGTCCTCTCGAGGAGGGCGGTAATTCCGCCCCCGACTCCGCGGACTCGGTCGCCCCCACCGTCCCCTTCCCGCCGATAACGAACTCGCCCTCGTCCTTCGCGACGTCAGAATCGGAACCGCGAGAGGGCCGGAAGTCGCGGGCCAGCGTGAAGGAGCGGAGAAGCAACAGAGGGAGGACCAAGGATGAGCAGCGGGCGTTCGGGAGCCCGGTCtccgtcgacgacgacgacgcgcgattCTGA
- the LOC105201087 gene encoding kinesin-like protein KIF12 isoform X4 has translation MVLVKNPSPTRGPSPQRENGKNGRSKGQRSGGRGSRGNSPGEQTGSRGNSPGKSGGSDTKGKGRNALLRSQGNEAGSIERLIDGDKRIIATKHLLPENNINVVVRIRPLSNKEIKSGEEMAVQFPGEGQIYCDAVTSSGDKKPKVFSYNVVFEPNATQEDILQYSGIKNLIEMAVEGFSCTVFCYGQTGSGKTHTLTGPPRLFEKMDPYSEDHGLVFRSFVYLFKVLQEHEKCNFVLKASFLEIYNEKVIDLLNPGTSRKTLAVRWSKKTRGFFVENLFTVECEELDDLLAVLEEGMRNRSIGTHNMNEYSSRSHSILTVTITSEQAMENGVFISKQGKINFVDLAGSEMTKKTQSEGKTLEEANNINKSLMVLGYCISSLSDGKRKGGHIPYRDSKLTKLLADSLAGNGVTLMIACVSPARSNASETLNTLRYAARAKKISTKPIIVMDPREALILSLKREVGALQTENEHLRMTLHLSNEAQNMIRSDSKNGRLIPVTPPPVDLDKLAEMESSELSQLITAYITENEALRRENAELYATRDQVIRDQELVCRENERLLRKLEDVNSVCCRSPIIPARPSYSAELLLNDNNEDAPGATNVWTNPNAAPSPVYTFTKLGSGLGLYNRSAGSMPEKVLKELDKRRIVGSYNNIAEAYKDKSNHRRHNSWDNNSNRSMISPEQRISPVDINQNISLSCAWV, from the exons ATGGTGCTGGTGAAAAATCCGTCCCCCACGCGCGGCCCGAGCCCCCAACGAGAAAATGGGAAGAACGGGAGGTCGAAAGGACAAAGGAGTGGAGGACGGGGCTCGCGAGGAAACAGTCCCGGCGAGCAAACTGGTTCTCGAGGAAATAGTCCGGGAAAGAGCGGCGGCTCCGACACCAAGGGAAAGGGGAGGAACGCGCTGTTGCGCTCGCAGGGTAACGA GGCCGGTAGCATCGAAAGATTAATAGACGGCGATAAACGGATAATTGCGACCAAGCATCTACTTccagaaaataatatcaatgtCGTCGTCAG gATTCGACCGCTCAGTAATAAGGAAATTAAATCTGGCGAGGAAATGGCCGTGCAATTTCCCGGCGAGGGACAGATATAC TGCGACGCGGTTACGAGCAGCGGCGACAAGAAGCCGAAGGTATTCTCGTACAACGTCGTTTTCGAGCCAAATGCCACACAGGAGGACATCCTGCAGTATTCCGGTATCAAGAACCTCATTGAAATGGCGGTGGAAGGCTTCAGTTGCACCGTGTTTTGTTACGGACAGACCGGAAGTGGCAAAACGCATACCCTGACTGGACCTCCGAGACTC TTCGAGAAAATGGATCCGTACTCGGAGGATCATGGTCTGGTCTTCCGTTCCTTCGTCTACCTGTTTAAAGTCCTTCAAGAACACGAGAAGTGCAACTTTGTGCTGAAGGCTTCCTTCCTGGAAATCTATAATGAGAAG GTGATAGATCTCTTAAATCCCGGCACTTCGAGAAAAACCCTGGCAGTTCGGTGGAGTAAAAAGACGCGCGGGTTCTTCGTCGAGAATCTCTTCACGGTAGAATGTGAGGAACTGGACGATCTCCTGGCGGTTCTCGAGGAAG GAATGAGAAATAGATCGATCGGTACGCACAATATGAACGAATATTCCAGCAGAAGCCACTCGATTCTGACTGTAACTATAACTTCTGAGCAAGCA ATGGAAAACGGTGTGTTCATCTCGAAACAAGGCAAAATTAATTTCGTGGATCTTGCCGGAAGCGAAATGACGAAGAAGACTCAGAGCGAGGGCAAGACCTTGGAAGAGGCGAACAATATTAACAAGAGCCTTATGGTATTAG GATACTGCATCTCTTCCTTGAGCGATGGAAAACGGAAAGGTGGCCATATCCCTTACCGGGACAGTAAGCTGACGAAGCTTTTGGCCGACAGTCTCGCCGGAAACGGCGTCACGTTAATG ATCGCCTGCGTTTCGCCTGCTCGCTCGAATGCCAGCGAAACATTAAACACCTTGAGGTATGCCGCGAGAGCCAAGAAGATCTCCACGAAGCCTATTATAGTGATG GATCCACGCGAAGCTCTGATTCTCAGTTTGAAGCGCGAAGTGGGAGCACTTCAGACCGAAAACGAGCATTTAAGGATGACTCTTCATCTCAGTAACGAAGCTCAAAATATGATCCGCAGCGACTCGAAAA ACGGAAGACTGATACCCGTGACACCGCCGCCGGTGGATCTCGACAAATTGGCCGAGATGGAGAGCTCGGAATTGAGCCAACTGATCACCGCGTACATTACCGAGAACGAGGCGCTGCGGCGCGAGAACGCGGAGCTCTACGCCACGCGGGATCAGGTGATACGGGACCAGGAGCTCGTTTGCCGGGAAAACGAGAGGCTGCTCAGAAAACTCGAGGACGTAAACTC AGTGTGCTGTCGATCGCCCATAATACCAGCTAGACCCTCGTATTCGGCGGAATTATTATTGAACGATAATAATGAAGACGCACCCGGTGCGACCAACGTCTGGACGAATCCAAACGCTGCTCCCAGTCCGGTGTATACCTTCACAAAG ctCGGTAGTGGACTTGGACTCTATAATAGATCAGCTGGCAGTATGCCAGAGAAGGTGCTGAAGGAGCTCGACAAGCGCAGGATCGTCGGCAGTTACAATAACATTGCCGAGGCCTATAAAGACAAAAGCAATCACCGTCGACATAATTCATGGGACAACAACAGCAATCGGTCTATGATAAGCCCGGAACAGAGAATCTCACCGGTGGATATAAATCA aaatataTCTCTCTCGTGTGCCTGGGTGTGA
- the LOC105201087 gene encoding kinesin-like protein KIF12 isoform X3, which yields MVLVKNPSPTRGPSPQRENGKNGRSKGQRSGGRGSRGNSPGEQTGSRGNSPGKSGGSDTKGKGRNALLRSQGNEAGSIERLIDGDKRIIATKHLLPENNINVVVRIRPLSNKEIKSGEEMAVQFPGEGQIYCDAVTSSGDKKPKVFSYNVVFEPNATQEDILQYSGIKNLIEMAVEGFSCTVFCYGQTGSGKTHTLTGPPRLFEKMDPYSEDHGLVFRSFVYLFKVLQEHEKCNFVLKASFLEIYNEKVIDLLNPGTSRKTLAVRWSKKTRGFFVENLFTVECEELDDLLAVLEEGMRNRSIGTHNMNEYSSRSHSILTVTITSEQAMENGVFISKQGKINFVDLAGSEMTKKTQSEGKTLEEANNINKSLMVLGYCISSLSDGKRKGGHIPYRDSKLTKLLADSLAGNGVTLMIACVSPARSNASETLNTLRYAARAKKISTKPIIVMDPREALILSLKREVGALQTENEHLRMTLHLSNEAQNMIRSDSKNGRLIPVTPPPVDLDKLAEMESSELSQLITAYITENEALRRENAELYATRDQVIRDQELVCRENERLLRKLEDVNSVCCRSPIIPARPSYSAELLLNDNNEDAPGATNVWTNPNAAPSPVYTFTKLGSGLGLYNRSAGSMPEKVLKELDKRRIVGSYNNIAEAYKDKSNHRRHNSWDNNSNRSMISPEQRISPVDINQNLITSNQEEVLYPFFYKPHYISISKMI from the exons ATGGTGCTGGTGAAAAATCCGTCCCCCACGCGCGGCCCGAGCCCCCAACGAGAAAATGGGAAGAACGGGAGGTCGAAAGGACAAAGGAGTGGAGGACGGGGCTCGCGAGGAAACAGTCCCGGCGAGCAAACTGGTTCTCGAGGAAATAGTCCGGGAAAGAGCGGCGGCTCCGACACCAAGGGAAAGGGGAGGAACGCGCTGTTGCGCTCGCAGGGTAACGA GGCCGGTAGCATCGAAAGATTAATAGACGGCGATAAACGGATAATTGCGACCAAGCATCTACTTccagaaaataatatcaatgtCGTCGTCAG gATTCGACCGCTCAGTAATAAGGAAATTAAATCTGGCGAGGAAATGGCCGTGCAATTTCCCGGCGAGGGACAGATATAC TGCGACGCGGTTACGAGCAGCGGCGACAAGAAGCCGAAGGTATTCTCGTACAACGTCGTTTTCGAGCCAAATGCCACACAGGAGGACATCCTGCAGTATTCCGGTATCAAGAACCTCATTGAAATGGCGGTGGAAGGCTTCAGTTGCACCGTGTTTTGTTACGGACAGACCGGAAGTGGCAAAACGCATACCCTGACTGGACCTCCGAGACTC TTCGAGAAAATGGATCCGTACTCGGAGGATCATGGTCTGGTCTTCCGTTCCTTCGTCTACCTGTTTAAAGTCCTTCAAGAACACGAGAAGTGCAACTTTGTGCTGAAGGCTTCCTTCCTGGAAATCTATAATGAGAAG GTGATAGATCTCTTAAATCCCGGCACTTCGAGAAAAACCCTGGCAGTTCGGTGGAGTAAAAAGACGCGCGGGTTCTTCGTCGAGAATCTCTTCACGGTAGAATGTGAGGAACTGGACGATCTCCTGGCGGTTCTCGAGGAAG GAATGAGAAATAGATCGATCGGTACGCACAATATGAACGAATATTCCAGCAGAAGCCACTCGATTCTGACTGTAACTATAACTTCTGAGCAAGCA ATGGAAAACGGTGTGTTCATCTCGAAACAAGGCAAAATTAATTTCGTGGATCTTGCCGGAAGCGAAATGACGAAGAAGACTCAGAGCGAGGGCAAGACCTTGGAAGAGGCGAACAATATTAACAAGAGCCTTATGGTATTAG GATACTGCATCTCTTCCTTGAGCGATGGAAAACGGAAAGGTGGCCATATCCCTTACCGGGACAGTAAGCTGACGAAGCTTTTGGCCGACAGTCTCGCCGGAAACGGCGTCACGTTAATG ATCGCCTGCGTTTCGCCTGCTCGCTCGAATGCCAGCGAAACATTAAACACCTTGAGGTATGCCGCGAGAGCCAAGAAGATCTCCACGAAGCCTATTATAGTGATG GATCCACGCGAAGCTCTGATTCTCAGTTTGAAGCGCGAAGTGGGAGCACTTCAGACCGAAAACGAGCATTTAAGGATGACTCTTCATCTCAGTAACGAAGCTCAAAATATGATCCGCAGCGACTCGAAAA ACGGAAGACTGATACCCGTGACACCGCCGCCGGTGGATCTCGACAAATTGGCCGAGATGGAGAGCTCGGAATTGAGCCAACTGATCACCGCGTACATTACCGAGAACGAGGCGCTGCGGCGCGAGAACGCGGAGCTCTACGCCACGCGGGATCAGGTGATACGGGACCAGGAGCTCGTTTGCCGGGAAAACGAGAGGCTGCTCAGAAAACTCGAGGACGTAAACTC AGTGTGCTGTCGATCGCCCATAATACCAGCTAGACCCTCGTATTCGGCGGAATTATTATTGAACGATAATAATGAAGACGCACCCGGTGCGACCAACGTCTGGACGAATCCAAACGCTGCTCCCAGTCCGGTGTATACCTTCACAAAG ctCGGTAGTGGACTTGGACTCTATAATAGATCAGCTGGCAGTATGCCAGAGAAGGTGCTGAAGGAGCTCGACAAGCGCAGGATCGTCGGCAGTTACAATAACATTGCCGAGGCCTATAAAGACAAAAGCAATCACCGTCGACATAATTCATGGGACAACAACAGCAATCGGTCTATGATAAGCCCGGAACAGAGAATCTCACCGGTGGATATAAATCA AAATCTTATAACCAGCAACCAAGAAGAAGTTCTATATCCATTCTTCTACAAGCCGCATTATATTTCTATCTCAAAGATGATCTAA
- the LOC105201087 gene encoding kinesin-like protein KIF12 isoform X1 has product MVLVKNPSPTRGPSPQRENGKNGRSKGQRSGGRGSRGNSPGEQTGSRGNSPGKSGGSDTKGKGRNALLRSQGNEAGSIERLIDGDKRIIATKHLLPENNINVVVRIRPLSNKEIKSGEEMAVQFPGEGQIYCDAVTSSGDKKPKVFSYNVVFEPNATQEDILQYSGIKNLIEMAVEGFSCTVFCYGQTGSGKTHTLTGPPRLFEKMDPYSEDHGLVFRSFVYLFKVLQEHEKCNFVLKASFLEIYNEKVIDLLNPGTSRKTLAVRWSKKTRGFFVENLFTVECEELDDLLAVLEEGMRNRSIGTHNMNEYSSRSHSILTVTITSEQAMENGVFISKQGKINFVDLAGSEMTKKTQSEGKTLEEANNINKSLMVLGYCISSLSDGKRKGGHIPYRDSKLTKLLADSLAGNGVTLMIACVSPARSNASETLNTLRYAARAKKISTKPIIVMDPREALILSLKREVGALQTENEHLRMTLHLSNEAQNMIRSDSKNGRLIPVTPPPVDLDKLAEMESSELSQLITAYITENEALRRENAELYATRDQVIRDQELVCRENERLLRKLEDVNSVCCRSPIIPARPSYSAELLLNDNNEDAPGATNVWTNPNAAPSPVYTFTKLGSGLGLYNRSAGSMPEKVLKELDKRRIVGSYNNIAEAYKDKSNHRRHNSWDNNSNRSMISPEQRISPVDINHQGQRTTLRRTSTVPEESKPPSSRSRSRSSDLPAADGSTTSITTTATTTTTTTITTTTAAAATTATTTATEMHAEQSNGSPDSIMSGPLEEGGNSAPDSADSVAPTVPFPPITNSPSSFATSESEPREGRKSRASVKERRSNRGRTKDEQRAFGSPVSVDDDDARF; this is encoded by the exons ATGGTGCTGGTGAAAAATCCGTCCCCCACGCGCGGCCCGAGCCCCCAACGAGAAAATGGGAAGAACGGGAGGTCGAAAGGACAAAGGAGTGGAGGACGGGGCTCGCGAGGAAACAGTCCCGGCGAGCAAACTGGTTCTCGAGGAAATAGTCCGGGAAAGAGCGGCGGCTCCGACACCAAGGGAAAGGGGAGGAACGCGCTGTTGCGCTCGCAGGGTAACGA GGCCGGTAGCATCGAAAGATTAATAGACGGCGATAAACGGATAATTGCGACCAAGCATCTACTTccagaaaataatatcaatgtCGTCGTCAG gATTCGACCGCTCAGTAATAAGGAAATTAAATCTGGCGAGGAAATGGCCGTGCAATTTCCCGGCGAGGGACAGATATAC TGCGACGCGGTTACGAGCAGCGGCGACAAGAAGCCGAAGGTATTCTCGTACAACGTCGTTTTCGAGCCAAATGCCACACAGGAGGACATCCTGCAGTATTCCGGTATCAAGAACCTCATTGAAATGGCGGTGGAAGGCTTCAGTTGCACCGTGTTTTGTTACGGACAGACCGGAAGTGGCAAAACGCATACCCTGACTGGACCTCCGAGACTC TTCGAGAAAATGGATCCGTACTCGGAGGATCATGGTCTGGTCTTCCGTTCCTTCGTCTACCTGTTTAAAGTCCTTCAAGAACACGAGAAGTGCAACTTTGTGCTGAAGGCTTCCTTCCTGGAAATCTATAATGAGAAG GTGATAGATCTCTTAAATCCCGGCACTTCGAGAAAAACCCTGGCAGTTCGGTGGAGTAAAAAGACGCGCGGGTTCTTCGTCGAGAATCTCTTCACGGTAGAATGTGAGGAACTGGACGATCTCCTGGCGGTTCTCGAGGAAG GAATGAGAAATAGATCGATCGGTACGCACAATATGAACGAATATTCCAGCAGAAGCCACTCGATTCTGACTGTAACTATAACTTCTGAGCAAGCA ATGGAAAACGGTGTGTTCATCTCGAAACAAGGCAAAATTAATTTCGTGGATCTTGCCGGAAGCGAAATGACGAAGAAGACTCAGAGCGAGGGCAAGACCTTGGAAGAGGCGAACAATATTAACAAGAGCCTTATGGTATTAG GATACTGCATCTCTTCCTTGAGCGATGGAAAACGGAAAGGTGGCCATATCCCTTACCGGGACAGTAAGCTGACGAAGCTTTTGGCCGACAGTCTCGCCGGAAACGGCGTCACGTTAATG ATCGCCTGCGTTTCGCCTGCTCGCTCGAATGCCAGCGAAACATTAAACACCTTGAGGTATGCCGCGAGAGCCAAGAAGATCTCCACGAAGCCTATTATAGTGATG GATCCACGCGAAGCTCTGATTCTCAGTTTGAAGCGCGAAGTGGGAGCACTTCAGACCGAAAACGAGCATTTAAGGATGACTCTTCATCTCAGTAACGAAGCTCAAAATATGATCCGCAGCGACTCGAAAA ACGGAAGACTGATACCCGTGACACCGCCGCCGGTGGATCTCGACAAATTGGCCGAGATGGAGAGCTCGGAATTGAGCCAACTGATCACCGCGTACATTACCGAGAACGAGGCGCTGCGGCGCGAGAACGCGGAGCTCTACGCCACGCGGGATCAGGTGATACGGGACCAGGAGCTCGTTTGCCGGGAAAACGAGAGGCTGCTCAGAAAACTCGAGGACGTAAACTC AGTGTGCTGTCGATCGCCCATAATACCAGCTAGACCCTCGTATTCGGCGGAATTATTATTGAACGATAATAATGAAGACGCACCCGGTGCGACCAACGTCTGGACGAATCCAAACGCTGCTCCCAGTCCGGTGTATACCTTCACAAAG ctCGGTAGTGGACTTGGACTCTATAATAGATCAGCTGGCAGTATGCCAGAGAAGGTGCTGAAGGAGCTCGACAAGCGCAGGATCGTCGGCAGTTACAATAACATTGCCGAGGCCTATAAAGACAAAAGCAATCACCGTCGACATAATTCATGGGACAACAACAGCAATCGGTCTATGATAAGCCCGGAACAGAGAATCTCACCGGTGGATATAAATCA TCAAGGTCAAAGGACGACCTTGCGGCGCACCTCGACGGTGCCTGAAGAGAGCAAACCTCCGTCGTCGAGATCGAGGTCGAGGTCGAGCGACCTGCCCGCTGCGGACGGCTCCACCACTAGCatcaccaccaccgccaccacaaCCAcaaccaccaccatcaccaccaccaccgctgccgccgccactACCGCCACGACCACCGCTACCGAGATGCACGCCGAACAATCTAACGGGTCGCCCGATTCGATCATGAGTGGTCCTCTCGAGGAGGGCGGTAATTCCGCCCCCGACTCCGCGGACTCGGTCGCCCCCACCGTCCCCTTCCCGCCGATAACGAACTCGCCCTCGTCCTTCGCGACGTCAGAATCGGAACCGCGAGAGGGCCGGAAGTCGCGGGCCAGCGTGAAGGAGCGGAGAAGCAACAGAGGGAGGACCAAGGATGAGCAGCGGGCGTTCGGGAGCCCGGTCtccgtcgacgacgacgacgcgcgattCTGA